A single region of the Lycium barbarum isolate Lr01 chromosome 2, ASM1917538v2, whole genome shotgun sequence genome encodes:
- the LOC132620591 gene encoding putative F-box protein At1g47790: MMDGITKQLHKDVLIYIVLRFPLRSLMRFKCISRTWYIFLQFPTFINLHLNRSTTSRNEYILLKYSIKSEVDQYKNVLSFLSSNDYDDLNPVSPDIDLPYLTSYRSLSHQLIGPCRGLIALTDLEDIVLSNPSTRKYRLLPHPRCTIDPGQELTEIWIMKEYGINETWIQKYTIKPLPIESSLAIWNDHLLLLQRISGNFSSYDLISDEVKVFNFRGCPSTMRLLVFKESLTTIPRESKHGTKIRTF, from the coding sequence ATGATGGATGGAATTACGAAACAATTGCACAAAGATGTCTTAATTTATATTGTTTTAAGGTTTCCCCTGAGATCTCTCATGCGATTCAAGTGCATCTCTAGAACTTGGTATATTTTCTTACAATTCCCTACTTTCATCAATCTTCATCTAAATCGCAGTACAACATCTAGAAATGAATATATTCTCCTCAAATATTCCATCAAATCAGAAGTGGACCAATATAAAAATGTATTGTCTTTTCTTTCCAGTAATGACTATGATGACCTAAATCCTGTTTCTCCAGATATAGATCTACCATATTTAACCTCTTATCGCAGTCTTTCTCATCAACTTATAGGTCCTTGTCGTGGTTTGATTGCTTTAACGGATCTTGAAGATATTGTTTTGTCGAATCCATCTACTAGAAAATACAGGCTTCTCCCACATCCAAGATGCACGATTGATCCGGGACAAGAGTTGACGGAGATTTGGATAATGAAGGAGTACGGTATAAATGAAACCTGGATTCAGAAATATACAATTAAACCTCTTCCCATTGAATCTTCATTAGCAATCTGGAACGATCATTTGTTGCTTCTTCAAAGAATAAGTGGAAATTTTAGTTCATATGATCTTATTTCTGATGAAGTCAAGGTATTCAATTTCCGAGGTTGTCCTAGTACTATGAGACTTCTAGTTTTTAAGGAAAGCTTGACTACAATTCCAAGAGAAAGTAAGCATGGTACAAAAATTCGAACTTTTTGA